A stretch of Corallococcus macrosporus DNA encodes these proteins:
- a CDS encoding type I restriction endonuclease: protein MSLHKEISFESEICAHLASQGWLYSDKDASAYDRSRALFPPDVLTWVQATQPKAWETLTKNHGSKAEETLLNRLRDQLNQRGTLDVLRHGIELLGLKQPLKLAEFKPALAINPDIFARYEANRLRVVRQVRYSVHNENSIDLVLFLNGVPVATAELKTDFTQSVTDAIDQYRFDRLPHPKGQSPEPLLSFPSGALVHFAVSNREVHMVTRLEGPATGFLPFNQGDDGGAGNPVNPSGGHRTAYLWEQVWARESWLEILGRYLIAQRDPKKQITRLLFPRYHQLDVTRKLQAAVLADGPGTKYLVQHSAGSGKTNSIAWTAHFLAELHDAQHQKVFDTVLVVSDRNVIDTQLQEAIFGFERTTGVVATITNKDGSKSGKLAEALSGKKKIVVCTVQTFPFAIEEVRRLAATQGKRFAVIADEAHSSQTGETASKLKSVLSPAELAELNDGGEVSSEDLLTAQMESRASDAGITFVAFTATPKSKTMEIFGTRPDPSRKPAPDNIPVPFHVYSMRQAIEEKFILDVLKNYTPYSLAFKLAHEGKEVDEKEVEKSAALKRIMGWVRLHPYNIEQKVRVVVEHYRAHVAPLLAGQAKAMVVVASRVEAVRWQLAIEKYIQEHGYKMGTLVAFSGEVVDGKSGPEPFTENSKALNPHLKGRDIREAFKGGEYQVLLVANKFQTGFDQPLLCGMYVDKRLAGIQAVQTLSRLNRAHPGKDTTYIVDFVNDAADILTAFKTYYTTAELSATTDPNVVFNLRAKLDGAGHYDDFEVERVVEAELNPRARQSDLVKAIEPVVDRLMKRFKAAQEALRAANERADSKARKDAKAELDALALFKSDMGAYLRLYTFLSQIFDYGSTAIEKRAIFYKRLLPLLEFGREREDIDLSKVKLTHYTLREHAKVPLPLSVGEKPTLFPATEAGGGSVQEKERARLQEIIEKVNTLFEGELSDQDKLVYVNSVLLGKLLESTTLAQQAANNTKEQFANSPDLREEIMSAIIDALDAHALMSKQALDSESVRNGIKDILLNHAMLWEALRSKVRTVGENPQR from the coding sequence GTGAGCCTCCACAAGGAAATCAGCTTCGAGTCCGAGATCTGCGCCCACCTCGCCTCTCAAGGTTGGCTCTACTCAGACAAAGACGCATCAGCCTACGACCGTTCCCGCGCGCTCTTCCCGCCCGATGTCCTCACCTGGGTCCAGGCCACCCAACCCAAGGCCTGGGAGACGCTGACGAAGAACCACGGCAGCAAGGCCGAAGAGACGCTGCTCAACCGCCTGCGCGACCAGCTTAATCAGCGTGGCACGCTCGATGTCCTGCGCCACGGCATCGAATTGCTGGGCCTCAAGCAGCCGCTCAAGCTCGCCGAGTTCAAGCCCGCGCTCGCCATCAACCCCGACATCTTCGCGCGCTACGAAGCCAACCGGCTGCGCGTGGTGCGGCAAGTGCGCTACTCCGTCCACAACGAGAACAGCATCGACTTGGTGCTCTTCCTCAATGGAGTGCCTGTCGCGACGGCCGAGCTGAAGACCGACTTCACCCAAAGCGTCACGGACGCCATCGACCAGTACCGTTTCGACCGACTGCCGCATCCCAAGGGCCAATCCCCTGAACCGCTGCTCTCCTTCCCGAGCGGTGCGCTGGTGCACTTCGCTGTGAGCAACCGCGAAGTCCACATGGTGACGCGCCTTGAAGGGCCGGCGACCGGCTTCCTTCCCTTCAACCAGGGCGACGACGGCGGCGCGGGCAACCCCGTGAATCCTTCCGGCGGCCACCGCACCGCGTACCTGTGGGAGCAGGTCTGGGCGCGCGAGAGCTGGCTCGAAATCCTGGGGCGCTACCTCATTGCCCAGCGCGACCCGAAGAAGCAGATCACCCGGCTCCTCTTCCCCCGTTACCACCAGCTGGACGTTACCCGGAAGCTCCAGGCCGCAGTGCTCGCGGATGGCCCCGGCACGAAGTACCTTGTGCAGCACTCAGCCGGTTCGGGGAAGACGAACTCCATTGCCTGGACGGCGCACTTCCTGGCCGAGCTGCACGACGCCCAGCACCAGAAGGTTTTCGACACGGTGCTGGTCGTCTCCGACCGCAACGTCATCGACACCCAGCTCCAGGAGGCCATCTTCGGTTTCGAGCGCACGACCGGCGTCGTGGCCACCATCACGAACAAGGACGGGAGCAAGAGCGGCAAGCTCGCCGAGGCGCTCTCCGGCAAGAAGAAGATCGTCGTCTGCACCGTCCAGACGTTCCCCTTCGCCATCGAGGAAGTGCGGCGGCTGGCTGCGACGCAAGGCAAGCGCTTCGCCGTCATCGCCGACGAGGCCCACAGCTCACAGACCGGTGAGACCGCCTCCAAGCTCAAGTCCGTCCTCTCCCCTGCGGAGCTGGCGGAGCTCAACGACGGTGGCGAGGTGAGCAGCGAGGACCTCCTCACGGCGCAGATGGAGTCACGCGCCAGTGACGCCGGCATCACGTTCGTTGCGTTCACGGCCACGCCGAAGAGCAAGACGATGGAGATCTTCGGCACCCGGCCGGATCCGTCGCGCAAGCCCGCGCCCGACAACATCCCGGTGCCCTTCCACGTCTATTCCATGCGGCAGGCCATCGAGGAGAAGTTCATCCTCGACGTGCTGAAGAACTACACGCCGTACAGCCTGGCCTTCAAGCTCGCCCATGAAGGCAAGGAGGTGGACGAGAAGGAGGTGGAGAAGAGCGCCGCGCTGAAGCGGATCATGGGCTGGGTCCGGCTCCATCCCTACAACATCGAGCAGAAGGTACGGGTCGTGGTGGAGCACTACCGAGCGCACGTCGCCCCGCTGCTGGCTGGACAGGCCAAGGCGATGGTCGTCGTCGCCAGCCGGGTGGAGGCCGTGCGCTGGCAGCTCGCCATCGAGAAGTACATCCAGGAGCACGGCTATAAGATGGGGACGCTCGTGGCGTTCTCCGGCGAGGTCGTGGACGGGAAGTCCGGACCGGAGCCGTTCACAGAGAACAGCAAGGCGCTGAACCCCCACCTGAAGGGACGCGACATCCGGGAGGCATTTAAGGGCGGCGAGTACCAGGTGCTGCTCGTCGCGAACAAGTTCCAGACCGGCTTCGACCAGCCCCTGCTCTGCGGCATGTACGTGGACAAGCGGTTGGCGGGCATCCAGGCGGTCCAGACGCTGTCGCGGCTGAACCGCGCGCATCCGGGCAAGGACACGACCTACATCGTGGACTTCGTCAATGACGCGGCGGACATCCTCACCGCGTTCAAGACGTACTACACGACCGCGGAGCTGTCGGCCACGACCGACCCGAACGTGGTGTTCAACCTGCGCGCCAAGCTTGACGGTGCGGGCCATTACGACGACTTCGAGGTCGAGCGTGTGGTGGAAGCAGAGCTCAACCCCAGGGCGAGGCAGAGTGACCTCGTGAAGGCCATCGAGCCGGTCGTGGACCGGCTCATGAAGCGCTTCAAGGCCGCGCAAGAGGCACTCAGAGCCGCCAACGAACGCGCTGACTCGAAGGCCCGGAAGGACGCGAAGGCTGAGCTGGATGCCCTCGCCCTCTTCAAGTCGGACATGGGGGCCTACCTCCGGCTCTACACGTTCCTCTCCCAGATTTTCGACTACGGCAGCACCGCCATCGAGAAGCGGGCCATTTTCTACAAACGCCTGCTCCCGCTGCTTGAGTTTGGACGCGAGCGCGAGGACATCGACCTGTCGAAGGTGAAGCTCACGCACTACACGCTCAGGGAGCATGCCAAGGTCCCGCTTCCGCTCTCCGTGGGAGAGAAGCCGACGCTCTTCCCCGCGACGGAGGCGGGCGGAGGCAGCGTGCAGGAGAAGGAGCGTGCAAGGCTCCAGGAGATCATTGAAAAGGTGAACACGCTGTTCGAAGGAGAGCTTTCGGACCAGGACAAGCTCGTCTACGTGAACAGTGTCTTGCTGGGAAAATTGCTGGAGTCCACCACGCTGGCCCAGCAGGCCGCGAACAACACCAAGGAGCAGTTCGCGAACTCGCCAGATCTCCGGGAAGAGATCATGAGTGCCATCATCGACGCGCTCGACGCGCATGCGCTGATGAGCAAACAGGCGCTGGACTCCGAGAGCGTCCGCAATGGCATCAAGGACATCCTGCTCAACCACGCGATGCTGTGGGAGGCCCTGCGATCCAAGGTGCGCACGGTTGGAGAGAATCCTCAGCGGTAG
- a CDS encoding carotenoid 1,2-hydratase, producing the protein MKSVLAQNVLSGAVESYALPALPDSAGAYRWFYADVTAGPYSAVCIFMLGSLFSPRYSVAAKRGGHPLAYSAVNFALYHQGVRKLWVLSEYPRVELQGPGRLRIGRSTLTHAVDGTVHMDVEDGTAPWGRPVRASLTLRPMTGRGAEVQLMPGLPHYWQPLAPRAEATLEVSSEGLKAEGLGYHDTNHGQELLGARLSGWHWARTHHKNHTVVDYHLPDGVAPLRMMAGPNGVVCERGPNPVARPTSLTGWGLRVPARLHAGNDVVGEPRLLESSPFYARLESRRDTLDTMGEVADFRRFHSPFIRWMAHFRTRVGRTP; encoded by the coding sequence ATGAAGTCCGTGCTCGCGCAGAATGTCTTGTCCGGCGCGGTGGAGTCGTACGCGCTGCCCGCGTTGCCGGACAGCGCGGGGGCGTACCGCTGGTTCTACGCGGACGTGACGGCCGGGCCGTACAGCGCGGTCTGCATCTTCATGCTGGGGTCGCTGTTCTCGCCGCGCTACTCGGTGGCGGCGAAGCGCGGCGGGCATCCGCTGGCGTACAGCGCGGTGAACTTCGCGCTCTACCACCAGGGTGTGCGCAAGTTGTGGGTGCTGAGCGAGTACCCGCGCGTGGAGCTGCAAGGGCCGGGACGGCTGCGCATCGGCCGCTCCACGTTGACACACGCGGTGGACGGCACGGTGCACATGGACGTGGAGGACGGGACGGCGCCGTGGGGCCGCCCGGTGCGCGCGAGCCTGACATTGCGGCCGATGACGGGGCGAGGCGCGGAGGTGCAGCTCATGCCGGGCCTGCCGCACTACTGGCAGCCGTTGGCGCCGCGCGCGGAGGCGACGCTGGAGGTGTCCTCGGAGGGCCTGAAGGCGGAAGGGCTGGGCTACCACGACACGAACCACGGCCAGGAGCTGCTGGGCGCGAGGCTGTCGGGCTGGCACTGGGCGCGCACGCACCACAAGAACCACACGGTGGTGGACTACCACCTGCCGGACGGCGTGGCGCCGCTGCGCATGATGGCGGGACCCAACGGCGTGGTCTGCGAGCGCGGCCCCAATCCCGTGGCGCGTCCGACGAGCCTGACGGGCTGGGGCCTGCGAGTCCCCGCGAGGCTGCACGCCGGCAACGACGTGGTGGGCGAACCGCGCCTGCTGGAGTCGTCGCCCTTCTACGCACGGCTCGAGTCGAGGCGCGACACGCTGGACACGATGGGAGAGGTCGCGGACTTCCGCCGCTTCCATTCCCCGTTCATCCGCTGGATGGCGCACTTCCGCACGCGCGTGGGGAGGACGCCATGA
- a CDS encoding phytoene desaturase family protein, whose amino-acid sequence MKASRVAVIGGGIGGLTAAGLLAKEGHAVTLFEGSPSLGGKAQAVTLEGLTLDTGPTLLTLPALVRSTFEQLGALDLLPPFTELEPQCTYHFSDGCGFTAYKDLERMAESAAELRPIERKGVHSFYAEAAAIWRAAGEPYLEAPFEGMAGFMARVARRGIGAMLAGMKLDTLHTLAAKHFQTHHLRQYVGRFATYAGGSPYASSAAFALIPHIEHAYGVHHVRGGIGALVDALGQAVRRLGVTVHLDTRARFERVSGGYRVDPVGELFDSVVVNADPLASLRRESEPLSLSGFVLLLDVEGRPSIPHHTVMFGGDYRKEFDELFAGQLAADPTVYVCNPSATDPGMAPLGHTGLFVMVNAPAMPLEEGRAEQARREWESSAERVREQMFEKLARYYPAVKGRVRVVGQRSPVDLAARGAPGGSIYGFLPHGRFGPFRRPRIRGGTPGLFFAGGGTHPGGGVPLVMLSGRFAAQMASAHLKEGA is encoded by the coding sequence ATGAAGGCCTCGCGCGTGGCGGTGATTGGTGGCGGCATCGGCGGACTGACGGCCGCGGGCCTCCTTGCGAAGGAAGGCCACGCGGTGACGCTGTTCGAGGGCAGCCCGTCGCTCGGCGGCAAGGCGCAGGCGGTGACACTGGAGGGGCTCACGCTGGACACGGGGCCCACGCTGCTCACGCTGCCGGCGCTGGTGCGGAGCACCTTCGAGCAACTGGGCGCGCTGGACCTGCTGCCGCCGTTCACGGAGCTGGAGCCGCAGTGCACCTACCACTTCTCGGATGGGTGCGGCTTCACGGCGTACAAGGACCTGGAGCGCATGGCGGAGAGCGCCGCGGAGCTGCGCCCCATCGAGCGCAAGGGCGTGCACTCCTTCTACGCGGAGGCCGCGGCCATCTGGCGCGCGGCGGGGGAGCCCTACCTGGAGGCCCCCTTCGAGGGCATGGCCGGCTTCATGGCTCGCGTGGCCCGCCGGGGCATCGGCGCGATGCTGGCGGGGATGAAGCTGGACACGCTTCACACGCTGGCGGCGAAGCACTTCCAGACGCACCACCTGCGGCAGTACGTGGGCCGCTTCGCCACCTACGCGGGCGGGTCGCCCTATGCGTCCAGCGCCGCGTTCGCGCTCATCCCGCACATCGAGCACGCGTATGGCGTGCACCACGTGCGCGGCGGCATTGGCGCGCTGGTGGACGCGCTGGGGCAGGCGGTGCGGCGGCTGGGCGTGACGGTGCACCTGGACACGCGCGCCCGCTTCGAGCGCGTCTCCGGCGGCTACCGCGTGGACCCGGTGGGCGAGCTGTTCGACAGCGTCGTGGTGAACGCGGATCCGCTGGCGTCGCTGCGCCGCGAGTCGGAGCCGCTGTCGCTGTCCGGCTTCGTGCTGCTGCTGGACGTGGAGGGGCGGCCGTCGATTCCGCATCACACGGTGATGTTCGGCGGGGACTACCGGAAGGAGTTCGATGAGCTCTTCGCCGGGCAGCTCGCCGCGGACCCCACGGTGTACGTCTGCAACCCGTCCGCCACGGACCCCGGCATGGCGCCGCTGGGCCACACGGGGCTGTTCGTGATGGTGAACGCGCCGGCCATGCCGCTGGAGGAGGGCCGGGCGGAGCAGGCGCGGCGCGAGTGGGAGTCCAGCGCGGAGCGCGTGCGCGAGCAGATGTTCGAGAAGCTCGCCCGGTACTACCCGGCGGTGAAGGGGCGCGTGCGCGTGGTGGGGCAGCGCTCGCCGGTGGACCTGGCGGCGCGTGGGGCTCCGGGCGGCTCCATCTATGGCTTCCTGCCGCACGGCCGCTTCGGTCCGTTCCGCAGGCCGCGCATCCGGGGCGGCACGCCGGGGCTGTTCTTCGCGGGCGGCGGCACGCATCCGGGTGGCGGGGTGCCGCTGGTGATGTTGTCGGGCCGGTTCGCGGCCCAGATGGCGTCCGCGCACCTGAAGGAGGGCGCATGA
- a CDS encoding lycopene cyclase domain-containing protein translates to MMETRWAYLIHLLAWTLPVIAIQLAVLVNHYKSRSGEVLRAVLPPALIVGVYLSIADHLAISTGIWNFGEGRHVGVYVGAVPLEEILFFLITSILVSLGLALFTALLRLKEARAS, encoded by the coding sequence ATGATGGAGACGCGCTGGGCATACCTCATCCACCTGCTGGCGTGGACGCTGCCGGTCATCGCCATCCAGCTGGCGGTGCTCGTGAACCACTACAAGTCCCGCTCGGGCGAGGTGCTTCGCGCGGTGCTGCCTCCCGCGCTGATCGTGGGCGTGTACCTGTCCATCGCGGACCACCTGGCCATCTCCACCGGCATCTGGAACTTCGGCGAGGGGCGCCACGTGGGCGTGTACGTGGGCGCCGTGCCGCTGGAGGAGATCCTCTTCTTCCTCATCACCAGCATCCTGGTGTCGCTGGGACTCGCGCTGTTCACGGCGCTCCTGCGGCTCAAGGAGGCTCGGGCGTCTTGA
- a CDS encoding lycopene cyclase domain-containing protein: MTYARFLGIFVVLPILFLLVRYRRTLSWRGLAPMGLLLVIVYAATSPWDNMAVKWGLWGFDPERIWGVKLGYLPLEEYLFFGLQTLLVGLWARDRLERVLAKKPQPVSQARKPARVERALEPREVSP, encoded by the coding sequence ATGACCTACGCGCGCTTCCTGGGCATCTTCGTCGTGCTGCCCATCCTGTTCCTGCTCGTGCGCTACCGCCGCACGCTGTCGTGGCGGGGCCTGGCCCCCATGGGCTTGCTGCTCGTCATCGTCTACGCGGCCACGTCGCCGTGGGACAACATGGCCGTGAAGTGGGGCCTGTGGGGCTTCGACCCGGAGCGCATCTGGGGCGTGAAGCTGGGCTACCTGCCGCTGGAGGAGTACCTCTTCTTCGGCCTCCAGACCCTGCTCGTGGGCCTGTGGGCGCGCGACCGGCTGGAGCGCGTGCTGGCGAAGAAGCCCCAACCCGTGTCTCAAGCGCGGAAGCCCGCCCGCGTGGAGCGGGCCCTGGAACCCCGCGAGGTGTCGCCATGA
- a CDS encoding glycosyltransferase, with protein sequence MNTLGFLTLGWTALAGGFSAVTLARLYRRAPVTAVGPLPSVLLLRPVDAPTPLELENLALPIDYAGPLEQVVLSPYRPRLAEGVRWLPSDPVCPNRKVGHLLYALETLDVRGRVVLAVDADVAVTGALVEGLAAPLAAGAALSTAAPTPVGAVDAAGRAMAGLLRYTHHSFRALHAMSAGAQAVCGKALGLSPRAVEELAGLSDHIGEDLELAKRLHARGLDVALSPAPAWVPVAHGTSWRVPLERFTRWMQVLASHRPGLYPTVPLLFTPTVPLLLLAAWLHEPAVWLAVAALVAVRTMLSLRLAALSRVPQEVDTGHALTDWMQGELLLLAAFAASLTRQGRVTWRGHTYALESGGRMVRVAPQWSGGPG encoded by the coding sequence ATGAACACGCTTGGCTTCCTCACTCTCGGGTGGACCGCTCTGGCCGGGGGCTTCAGCGCGGTGACGCTGGCGCGGCTGTATCGCCGTGCTCCCGTCACGGCCGTGGGCCCGCTGCCCTCCGTGCTGCTCCTGCGCCCCGTGGATGCTCCCACGCCGCTGGAGCTGGAGAACCTGGCGCTGCCCATCGACTATGCCGGGCCACTGGAGCAGGTGGTGCTGTCGCCCTACCGCCCGCGCCTCGCCGAAGGCGTGCGCTGGCTTCCGAGCGACCCGGTGTGCCCCAACCGCAAGGTGGGCCACCTGCTCTATGCACTGGAGACGCTGGACGTGCGCGGACGCGTGGTGCTCGCGGTGGACGCGGACGTGGCCGTCACGGGAGCGCTGGTGGAGGGCCTGGCCGCTCCGCTCGCTGCCGGCGCCGCGTTGAGCACGGCTGCCCCCACTCCCGTGGGCGCGGTGGACGCGGCCGGCCGTGCCATGGCGGGGCTGCTTCGCTACACGCACCACAGCTTCCGCGCGCTGCATGCGATGAGCGCGGGCGCGCAGGCCGTGTGCGGCAAGGCGCTCGGGTTGTCACCGCGCGCGGTGGAGGAGCTGGCCGGACTGTCGGACCACATCGGCGAGGACCTGGAGCTGGCGAAGCGGCTGCACGCGCGCGGCCTGGACGTGGCGCTGAGCCCCGCGCCCGCGTGGGTGCCCGTCGCCCATGGGACGTCCTGGCGCGTGCCCCTGGAGCGCTTCACGCGCTGGATGCAGGTGCTCGCGAGCCACCGGCCCGGCCTGTACCCGACCGTGCCGCTGCTCTTCACGCCCACCGTGCCGCTGCTGCTGCTGGCCGCGTGGCTCCATGAGCCCGCCGTGTGGCTCGCGGTGGCGGCCCTCGTCGCCGTGCGCACGATGCTGTCGCTGCGCCTCGCCGCGCTCAGCCGCGTGCCCCAGGAAGTGGACACGGGCCACGCACTGACGGACTGGATGCAGGGAGAGCTGTTGCTGCTCGCGGCCTTCGCGGCCTCGCTGACGCGGCAGGGACGGGTGACCTGGCGCGGCCATACCTACGCGCTGGAGTCCGGAGGACGCATGGTTCGCGTGGCGCCGCAGTGGAGTGGAGGCCCGGGATGA
- a CDS encoding MerR family transcriptional regulator produces the protein MAERTYRIHIAAELSGVRVELIRAWERRYGVLVPERTPAGYRVYTDRDVALLKRLKALTDEGVAISEAAKLLPQLRAELDVPASGGTEERLGAQPEAWRAAVMAAAEAYDQSRVSRILDEVLTALPPLKAFEDVLVPVQREVGERWHAGTLTVAQEHLVTQVVRERLVSLLHGAPRGGRRHAVLACFPEEEHEIGLLGAALRLRYAGLRVTLLGQRVPAEGLGETVARAKPDVVGLSAVTNRGATVFEDVLTRLRDALPEGLPLWVGGPAAQAHADICERLGVKLFTHEEDWTQLAG, from the coding sequence ATGGCTGAGCGCACCTATCGCATCCACATCGCCGCGGAGCTGTCGGGGGTCCGCGTGGAGCTCATCCGCGCCTGGGAGCGCCGTTACGGGGTGCTCGTCCCCGAGCGCACCCCGGCGGGCTACCGCGTCTACACCGACCGCGACGTGGCGCTCCTCAAGCGGCTCAAGGCGCTGACGGACGAGGGCGTGGCCATCAGCGAGGCCGCGAAGCTCCTGCCCCAGCTGCGCGCGGAGCTGGACGTGCCGGCTTCCGGAGGAACGGAGGAGCGGCTCGGGGCACAGCCGGAGGCCTGGCGCGCGGCGGTGATGGCCGCGGCCGAGGCGTATGATCAGTCCCGCGTCTCCCGCATCCTGGACGAGGTGCTGACCGCGCTGCCGCCCTTGAAAGCCTTCGAGGACGTGCTGGTGCCGGTGCAGCGCGAGGTGGGCGAGCGCTGGCACGCGGGAACCCTGACGGTGGCGCAGGAGCACCTGGTGACGCAGGTGGTGCGCGAGCGGCTGGTGAGCCTGCTGCACGGGGCGCCCCGGGGAGGCCGCAGGCACGCGGTGCTGGCGTGCTTCCCGGAGGAGGAGCACGAGATTGGCCTCCTGGGAGCGGCGCTGCGGTTGCGGTACGCGGGCCTGCGCGTGACGCTGCTGGGGCAGCGCGTGCCGGCGGAGGGGCTGGGGGAGACGGTGGCCCGGGCAAAGCCAGACGTGGTGGGCCTGTCCGCGGTGACGAACCGGGGCGCCACGGTCTTCGAGGACGTGCTCACGCGCCTGCGGGACGCGCTGCCGGAGGGACTGCCGCTCTGGGTGGGAGGTCCCGCCGCCCAGGCGCACGCGGACATCTGCGAACGCCTGGGGGTGAAGCTCTTCACCCACGAGGAGGACTGGACGCAACTGGCGGGCTGA
- a CDS encoding MerR family transcriptional regulator, with product MSLRIRTIARLTGIREATLRAWERRYGFPRPERSENNYRVYSRDELEAVRRVAKLMEEGLSVSEAISQVRDEPARSIPPEARRMDRFWSAVTALDAEAADAVLSEAQVGLGPTTYCDTVLIPLLREMASRLDVAREHMASALVRQRLRMLLAGMERVGDGPRGLLACPARDHHEGGLLALGVHLKARGWRVTVLGADTPAEALHGACMQLHPDVVALSFIRRRDSEDFVTVLSEAMHACAPAPLVVGGPGAREHLKTLFTLGAQYAESAEELIAVWQQARNAQNRP from the coding sequence ATGAGCCTGCGCATCCGCACCATCGCCCGGCTCACCGGCATCCGCGAGGCCACGCTGCGCGCATGGGAGCGCCGCTACGGCTTCCCGCGCCCGGAGCGCAGCGAGAACAACTACCGCGTCTACTCACGTGACGAACTGGAGGCCGTCCGCCGGGTGGCGAAGCTGATGGAGGAGGGTCTCTCGGTGAGCGAGGCCATCTCCCAGGTGCGCGACGAGCCCGCGCGCTCCATCCCTCCGGAAGCCCGGCGCATGGATCGCTTCTGGTCGGCGGTGACGGCGTTGGACGCGGAGGCCGCGGACGCCGTCCTGTCCGAGGCCCAGGTGGGGCTGGGCCCCACCACCTACTGCGACACCGTCCTCATCCCGTTGCTGCGTGAGATGGCCTCCCGTCTGGACGTGGCGCGTGAGCACATGGCGTCCGCGCTGGTGCGCCAGCGGCTGCGCATGCTGCTGGCGGGGATGGAGCGGGTGGGCGACGGGCCCCGGGGGCTCCTCGCGTGTCCGGCGAGGGACCACCACGAGGGCGGCCTGCTCGCGCTGGGCGTGCACCTCAAGGCGAGGGGCTGGCGGGTGACGGTGCTGGGGGCGGACACGCCCGCGGAGGCGCTGCACGGCGCGTGCATGCAGTTGCACCCGGACGTGGTGGCGCTGTCCTTCATCCGCCGCCGGGATTCGGAGGACTTCGTCACCGTGTTGTCCGAAGCGATGCACGCGTGCGCTCCGGCGCCGCTGGTGGTAGGCGGGCCCGGAGCGCGGGAGCACCTGAAGACCCTCTTCACGTTGGGCGCGCAGTACGCGGAGTCCGCGGAGGAACTCATCGCCGTCTGGCAACAGGCGCGAAACGCGCAGAACCGACCTTGA
- a CDS encoding lysophospholipid acyltransferase family protein, producing MIRAAKGGPFGWAVDRYIGWKVRSTFRGLWVRGELPSDGVGRLVYLNHANWWDGFVLHQLCQVAAWDGYCLMDEENLRRYPFHTKMGAFSIRKQDAMSSLSSLRYAKELLRKPGAAVCVFPEGEHRPFGVLPLQLERGVELLARAAKAECVPIAIRYAFFEHERPDVLLEVGTPHEAGPLARFQSGLETVVRRVAEATSLEGFTRKVSGAHGVAERWDRARGLGP from the coding sequence TTGATTCGCGCGGCCAAGGGTGGGCCCTTCGGGTGGGCGGTGGACCGGTACATCGGGTGGAAGGTCCGCTCGACGTTCCGCGGCCTGTGGGTGCGCGGCGAGCTGCCCTCCGACGGCGTGGGCCGGCTCGTGTACCTGAACCACGCCAACTGGTGGGACGGTTTCGTGCTGCACCAGCTCTGCCAGGTGGCGGCCTGGGACGGCTACTGCCTCATGGACGAGGAGAACCTGCGCCGCTATCCCTTCCACACGAAGATGGGCGCGTTCAGCATCCGCAAGCAGGACGCGATGTCGTCCCTGTCCTCGCTGCGCTACGCGAAGGAGCTGCTGCGCAAGCCGGGCGCGGCCGTGTGTGTCTTTCCGGAAGGGGAGCACCGCCCCTTCGGCGTCCTCCCGCTCCAGTTGGAGCGCGGCGTGGAGTTGCTCGCGCGCGCGGCGAAGGCGGAGTGCGTGCCCATCGCCATCCGCTACGCGTTCTTCGAGCACGAGCGGCCGGACGTGTTGCTGGAGGTCGGCACGCCGCACGAGGCCGGACCGCTCGCACGCTTCCAGAGTGGCCTGGAGACGGTGGTGCGGCGGGTAGCCGAGGCGACGAGCCTGGAGGGCTTCACGAGGAAGGTGTCGGGAGCGCACGGTGTGGCGGAGCGCTGGGACCGCGCGCGAGGTCTGGGCCCATGA
- a CDS encoding DUF2019 domain-containing protein: MRARDLKVLGTEELIARFREVSARHGRLLNARDTRAANKNYLLAAAVRKELRTRWPDAEKGLRGLLTDPEPGTRYWAATAALGFAPGEAERALALLAEPPPTLLSVSAAMTLDAWKNGTLPLLDE; encoded by the coding sequence ATGAGAGCACGTGACCTCAAGGTGCTGGGGACAGAGGAGTTGATTGCGCGTTTCCGCGAGGTTTCAGCCAGGCATGGACGCTTGCTGAATGCGCGCGACACCCGGGCTGCGAACAAGAACTACCTTCTCGCGGCAGCCGTCAGGAAGGAGCTGCGGACCCGTTGGCCCGATGCGGAGAAGGGCCTCCGGGGATTGCTGACCGATCCGGAGCCAGGAACGCGGTATTGGGCCGCGACGGCTGCCCTGGGCTTCGCACCCGGCGAGGCAGAACGTGCGCTTGCCCTGCTGGCGGAGCCGCCGCCGACACTGCTGAGTGTGAGTGCGGCAATGACCCTTGATGCGTGGAAGAACGGAACGCTTCCGCTGCTGGACGAGTAG